In Fibrobacter sp. UWB2, the following are encoded in one genomic region:
- a CDS encoding transglycosylase domain-containing protein: protein MNKFVKIIVAIFLVALICYIPFYIVVFKILPERDPDNQFNRATILQVLSGETRVFYEDGENLLGAFFDANHRVYVPYGDIPVNLINALIAAEDSRYWTHNGYDLKGFMRAMVNNVKSGRMSQGGSSLTQQAVKNIFGREERSIKEKLKEFLNALRMEKHFSKEDILEFYLNQFHVSGTGKGVAIAAQYFFNKELKDLTLAECAFIAGSVKGPFNYDPFIQRTEERRQKAIERGETRLRYVLSRMVEEGYIEQADMDAAIAKPLEFNHGNFRFTMSTTLERLEERLDSDFFHELFQQEGIEDWRKAQLEITTTLNAKSQDAAKRALQTNISNLQLQLGGFVLPKAQFANRARTARKGDYLYGAVDSVFYDTTGRLQSLKLNFGQLKGIVTEQSVNDFAKLAGGDVNKILATQLKPGAILLVSIIDETPIDGYAQCKIETEPVLQGALVAIQNGKVLASQGGFHNTGFDRSFKALRQLGSSWKPILYALALKYHWNYLDNLENEFNAFQYGNQFYFPRPDHKNKGDVVSIAWAATRSENIASIWLLEHLLDKLSDKEFEDVARENGFARNPDEERIKFVERLRDKFGLMMKEDVKREIEFTKARDALVERYMNDGKVLQARAVQNMRYGTFTDIGLKQAKRDPKITKYVNHNFKRYSEIWRAREIQELDPDESTKLLPLDSVQLIENFTLADFKRLNAMIEPVDGDADYFDMAHLRYWPDYRRALAMADYARFANEIGIHQKLQKVFSMPLGVNDITLAEITTAYQTLLTGKIFKCKDANWTEACFIKEIKNRDGRTIFRNKMESMTVLDDTVTTQMGVMLRSVFTNGTAHSQLTALSVKNPEGASKLRYPVMGKTGTTNDYRNVAFLGALPTYVKEKNGIALDSVIAIGSYVGFDDNKPLKSGRTRIAGASGGLPQWASFAKEEIDILGIPKQIDFLDISMIATGEVPLMLTNERGELTVDPMTGEALINGEKGRPLPWLDVPGFTPPQVQKIAAETIAKSGIVVSLPMPQTSTPSQTGNATDSATVKAQEAAPSVAQPATSQAGTAPITSAPKPQQVIPADARPVSEVMKADSIKKATEAAKQIPLDPQQTFTPVQPPKPQAAMPKDDDWDLPENFSSKNAFVPIEADAE from the coding sequence GTCGCTATCTTCCTTGTAGCCTTGATTTGCTACATCCCCTTTTATATCGTCGTGTTCAAGATTCTCCCCGAACGCGATCCGGACAACCAGTTTAACCGCGCCACCATCTTGCAGGTGCTCTCCGGCGAAACCCGCGTCTTCTACGAAGACGGTGAAAACCTGCTCGGCGCATTCTTTGACGCGAACCACCGCGTTTACGTGCCCTATGGCGATATTCCGGTCAACCTGATCAATGCCCTTATCGCTGCCGAAGACTCCCGCTACTGGACCCACAACGGCTACGACCTCAAGGGGTTCATGCGCGCCATGGTCAACAACGTCAAGTCTGGGCGAATGAGCCAGGGCGGTTCCTCGCTCACGCAGCAGGCAGTCAAAAACATTTTCGGCCGCGAAGAACGCAGCATCAAGGAAAAGCTCAAGGAATTCTTGAACGCGCTCCGCATGGAAAAGCACTTTTCCAAGGAAGACATCCTGGAATTTTACCTGAACCAGTTCCACGTCTCGGGTACGGGCAAGGGTGTGGCTATCGCAGCCCAGTACTTCTTCAACAAAGAACTCAAGGACCTGACGCTTGCCGAATGCGCATTCATCGCAGGCTCGGTGAAGGGACCGTTCAACTACGACCCGTTCATCCAACGCACCGAAGAACGCAGGCAAAAGGCAATCGAACGCGGCGAGACGCGACTCCGCTACGTGCTCAGCCGCATGGTCGAAGAAGGCTACATCGAGCAGGCCGACATGGACGCCGCCATCGCAAAGCCTTTGGAATTCAACCACGGCAATTTCCGCTTCACGATGAGCACGACGCTCGAACGCTTGGAAGAACGCCTCGACAGCGACTTTTTCCACGAGCTCTTCCAGCAGGAAGGTATCGAAGATTGGCGCAAAGCACAGCTCGAAATCACGACAACTTTGAACGCCAAGTCGCAGGACGCCGCCAAACGCGCATTGCAGACAAACATCAGCAACTTGCAATTACAGCTCGGTGGCTTTGTGCTCCCGAAGGCGCAATTCGCAAACCGCGCCCGCACCGCTCGCAAAGGCGACTACCTCTACGGCGCCGTGGATAGCGTTTTCTACGATACGACCGGCAGACTGCAATCGCTTAAGTTAAACTTCGGGCAGCTCAAGGGCATTGTCACGGAGCAGTCCGTAAACGACTTTGCCAAGCTCGCCGGTGGCGATGTGAACAAGATTCTTGCGACCCAGCTCAAGCCGGGCGCCATCCTCCTCGTGAGCATCATCGACGAAACACCGATTGACGGTTACGCACAGTGCAAGATTGAAACGGAACCGGTGCTGCAAGGCGCCCTCGTTGCGATCCAGAACGGCAAGGTGCTCGCGAGCCAGGGCGGGTTCCACAACACGGGATTTGACCGTAGCTTCAAGGCACTCCGCCAGCTCGGTTCTAGCTGGAAGCCGATTCTTTACGCGCTTGCTCTTAAGTACCACTGGAACTATCTCGACAATCTTGAAAACGAATTCAACGCCTTCCAGTACGGGAACCAATTCTACTTCCCGCGCCCGGACCACAAGAACAAAGGTGACGTTGTCAGCATTGCATGGGCCGCTACGCGTTCCGAAAACATCGCTAGTATTTGGCTGTTGGAACACCTGTTGGACAAGCTCTCAGACAAGGAATTCGAAGACGTTGCCCGCGAAAACGGCTTTGCTCGCAATCCGGACGAAGAACGCATCAAATTCGTGGAACGCTTGCGCGACAAGTTCGGCCTCATGATGAAGGAAGACGTCAAGCGCGAAATCGAATTCACGAAGGCACGCGATGCGCTCGTGGAACGTTATATGAACGACGGCAAGGTATTGCAGGCACGCGCCGTGCAGAACATGCGCTACGGCACGTTTACGGACATCGGTTTGAAACAAGCGAAGCGCGACCCGAAAATCACAAAGTACGTAAACCACAACTTTAAGCGTTACTCTGAAATCTGGCGTGCCCGCGAAATCCAGGAACTCGACCCGGATGAATCGACAAAGCTGTTGCCGCTCGATTCCGTACAGCTGATTGAAAACTTCACGCTCGCTGACTTTAAGCGCTTGAACGCCATGATTGAACCGGTCGATGGCGACGCAGACTACTTTGACATGGCTCATTTGCGTTACTGGCCGGATTACCGCCGTGCGCTTGCGATGGCCGACTATGCCCGCTTTGCAAACGAAATCGGCATCCACCAGAAATTGCAGAAAGTGTTCAGTATGCCGCTCGGCGTGAACGACATTACGCTTGCCGAAATCACGACCGCCTACCAGACGCTCCTCACAGGCAAGATTTTCAAATGCAAGGACGCTAACTGGACCGAAGCTTGCTTTATCAAGGAAATCAAGAACCGCGACGGCCGTACGATTTTCAGGAACAAGATGGAATCGATGACGGTGCTTGACGATACCGTGACAACGCAGATGGGCGTGATGTTGCGCTCCGTGTTCACGAACGGTACGGCACACAGCCAGCTCACCGCGCTTAGCGTCAAGAATCCTGAAGGGGCCTCGAAGCTCCGCTATCCGGTAATGGGTAAGACGGGTACAACAAACGATTACCGCAACGTGGCGTTCCTTGGAGCGCTCCCGACGTACGTCAAGGAAAAGAACGGCATCGCACTGGATTCCGTGATTGCTATTGGTAGCTATGTGGGCTTTGACGACAACAAGCCTTTGAAATCAGGACGCACGCGTATTGCAGGCGCCTCGGGTGGTTTGCCGCAGTGGGCTTCATTTGCGAAGGAAGAAATCGACATTCTTGGCATTCCAAAGCAAATCGACTTCCTTGACATTTCGATGATCGCCACGGGCGAAGTGCCGCTGATGCTGACAAATGAACGCGGCGAACTCACGGTGGACCCGATGACCGGTGAAGCTTTGATAAACGGAGAAAAAGGCCGCCCGCTCCCGTGGCTCGATGTGCCGGGATTCACGCCGCCGCAAGTGCAGAAGATTGCCGCCGAAACGATTGCAAAATCTGGAATTGTCGTGAGCTTGCCGATGCCGCAGACAAGCACGCCATCGCAAACCGGAAACGCAACAGATTCCGCGACGGTTAAAGCACAAGAAGCCGCACCCAGTGTCGCACAGCCCGCTACTTCGCAAGCTGGGACAGCGCCAATCACAAGTGCGCCGAAGCCGCAGCAAGTCATCCCTGCTGATGCAAGACCAGTTTCAGAAGTCATGAAGGCAGATTCCATCAAGAAGGCAACGGAAGCAGCAAAGCAGATTCCGCTTGATCCGCAGCAGACGTTCACGCCAGTTCAGCCGCCAAAACCGCAGGCCGCCATGCCCAAGGATGACGACTGGGATTTGCCCGAAAACTTCAGCAGCAAAAATGCATTCGTGCCTATCGAAGCCGATGCTGAGTAA
- a CDS encoding sulfite exporter TauE/SafE family protein, translating into MTDWWNYAQYPAFFILGAVVSLINSIAGGGSTLSLPIMIFLGLPATVANGTNRIGLIIGNFSSAYNLARHGYLNKKIFLQLLLPTFFGALLGACFLVRIGDKLFQAILAVVICLVVVMSNLRKDILGKPPENPPEKLTVKGAIGFFAIAVYGCIVQVGVGFVQIFGLTRYTGLDPIHVNAIKNALTNVFLIVSTVALGLAGKIDWPVAIIMAAGAWFGGYLGSFTQRKKGNKFIQRFISICSIGMAIALVVDLVMK; encoded by the coding sequence GTGACAGACTGGTGGAATTACGCCCAGTACCCGGCGTTCTTTATTTTGGGAGCAGTCGTAAGCCTCATCAACAGCATCGCAGGTGGCGGTTCTACGCTTAGCCTCCCCATCATGATTTTCCTCGGGCTCCCCGCGACTGTTGCAAACGGCACGAACCGCATCGGGCTCATCATCGGGAATTTCAGCAGTGCCTACAACCTTGCGCGTCACGGCTACCTGAACAAAAAAATCTTTTTGCAACTCTTGCTGCCGACATTCTTCGGCGCACTCCTTGGCGCATGTTTCTTGGTCCGCATTGGAGACAAGCTCTTCCAGGCAATTCTCGCCGTCGTGATTTGCCTTGTGGTGGTCATGAGCAACTTGCGCAAGGACATTCTCGGAAAGCCTCCCGAGAACCCGCCCGAGAAACTCACCGTCAAAGGCGCCATCGGATTTTTCGCCATCGCTGTCTATGGATGCATTGTGCAGGTAGGCGTTGGGTTCGTGCAAATATTTGGACTCACGCGGTACACCGGACTAGACCCAATTCACGTGAACGCCATCAAGAATGCGCTCACGAACGTGTTCCTCATTGTAAGCACGGTCGCGCTGGGCCTCGCCGGAAAAATCGATTGGCCCGTTGCGATTATCATGGCGGCAGGCGCATGGTTCGGCGGCTACCTCGGCAGTTTCACGCAGCGCAAAAAAGGCAACAAGTTCATCCAGCGATTTATCAGCATTTGCAGTATCGGCATGGCGATTGCACTCGTGGTGGACTTGGTGATGAAATAA
- a CDS encoding GIY-YIG nuclease family protein, whose protein sequence is MTKAHFVYMLRCKGDRIYTGYAVDVDARYEEHCSGRGARFTKAFPPECILQTFELETREEALRLEARIKKLKRPQKELLAAGDPALEGELRAGLGERLKPKKKRRKKRV, encoded by the coding sequence ATGACCAAAGCTCATTTCGTCTACATGCTCCGTTGCAAGGGTGACCGCATTTACACGGGCTATGCCGTGGATGTCGACGCCCGCTATGAGGAACATTGCAGTGGGCGTGGGGCGAGGTTTACCAAAGCTTTCCCGCCGGAATGTATTTTACAAACATTCGAACTTGAAACTCGCGAAGAAGCGCTCCGCCTGGAAGCGCGTATTAAAAAGCTTAAACGCCCGCAAAAGGAACTCCTTGCTGCGGGTGATCCTGCATTAGAAGGTGAACTGCGAGCAGGCCTTGGCGAACGCCTAAAGCCGAAAAAGAAACGCCGTAAAAAGCGTGTGTAG
- the nhaA gene encoding Na+/H+ antiporter NhaA, whose product MFPETPVRKIITPIERLMKVETTGGIVLIIMTLAALIWANLSPSSYEHFWHLPFVVTIGSWVGTGDLHWFINDALMTIFFFNIGLEVKGEMTYGELRDPKAASLPIIAAAGGMLFPALIYLALCPPGTSHGWGIPTATDIAFVVGCMAILGKKVPHALRVMILTLAIADDIGAILVIAIGYPSGDGINFSALGMAFVLLALFNVFFRIGVRNMLLLHFTGIAVWAFFVKSGVHPTIAGVLLGLSVPAKAVVAKGVVAQFASGVGNVLSGETKDRNEQYEVFTMLKRGASESVSLQERLYKMLVPWVNFGIMPIFALANAGVEIKLGGLDVPVLGAVALALIFGKPIGIFLFSLLSVKIGVSKKPSYSWKVLWGGGMLAGIGFTMALFVAGLAFEDGANKDSAKLGILLGSFSAAILGTIYMSIVSKKE is encoded by the coding sequence ATGTTTCCGGAAACCCCGGTACGTAAGATTATCACCCCGATTGAACGCCTGATGAAGGTGGAGACGACGGGCGGCATAGTGCTTATCATTATGACGCTTGCGGCTCTCATCTGGGCGAACTTGAGTCCGTCATCGTACGAGCACTTTTGGCATCTGCCGTTCGTGGTGACGATTGGCAGCTGGGTGGGCACTGGTGACTTGCACTGGTTCATCAACGATGCGCTGATGACGATATTCTTCTTCAATATCGGGCTTGAAGTCAAGGGCGAAATGACTTATGGCGAACTCCGCGATCCGAAGGCGGCGAGCCTCCCGATTATTGCGGCTGCTGGCGGTATGCTTTTCCCGGCGCTGATTTACTTGGCTCTTTGCCCTCCGGGTACGTCACATGGCTGGGGAATCCCGACGGCGACGGATATCGCGTTTGTGGTGGGCTGCATGGCGATTCTCGGCAAGAAGGTTCCGCATGCGCTCCGCGTGATGATTTTGACTTTGGCCATTGCGGACGATATCGGTGCAATCCTCGTGATTGCGATTGGCTACCCGAGCGGCGATGGCATCAACTTTAGCGCTCTTGGAATGGCTTTTGTGCTCCTTGCCTTGTTCAACGTGTTCTTCCGCATTGGCGTGCGCAACATGCTGCTGCTCCATTTCACGGGTATTGCCGTGTGGGCGTTCTTTGTCAAGTCCGGTGTGCACCCGACGATTGCGGGCGTGCTCCTTGGCCTCTCCGTGCCTGCTAAGGCCGTGGTGGCGAAAGGCGTGGTGGCCCAGTTTGCAAGTGGCGTGGGCAATGTGCTTTCGGGCGAGACGAAGGACCGCAATGAACAGTACGAAGTGTTTACGATGCTCAAGCGCGGTGCAAGCGAAAGTGTCTCCTTGCAGGAACGCTTGTACAAGATGCTTGTGCCTTGGGTGAACTTTGGCATCATGCCGATTTTTGCGCTTGCAAATGCCGGTGTCGAAATCAAACTCGGCGGTCTGGATGTGCCTGTGCTTGGTGCTGTGGCTCTTGCCCTCATTTTCGGTAAGCCGATCGGTATTTTCCTCTTCAGCCTCTTGTCCGTGAAGATTGGCGTTTCCAAGAAGCCGAGTTACTCCTGGAAGGTTCTTTGGGGTGGTGGCATGCTTGCCGGTATCGGTTTTACGATGGCTCTCTTTGTCGCTGGCCTTGCTTTTGAAGACGGTGCGAACAAGGATTCTGCAAAGCTTGGCATCCTTCTTGGAAGCTTTAGCGCTGCCATTCTCGGCACCATCTACATGAGTATCGTATCTAAGAAAGAATAG
- a CDS encoding response regulator, whose protein sequence is MKNVDGVHGEKVMRKDHLFFAIVLLVVTAVVFLFVSQKVLKIVEDGCYNRLREYAEVASNEFIMNNLHYGGTLQFVADALSDRADYSIDSLQPKLNEMQPFLRDQKINILLPGDVVILPDGVVTDASKMQISFEAESKGDAHVSVRLESDKPEEKLLYHFVPIKSHGQVVAVAFWNFSLGLIHQYLRKDKRYDRKMFVYVVNRDDGRFIADTKHDSLKSIHDYMNEMDNERGLFSALVDSMLVGATGEACVENYWEESNCFFYKPLAVNHWSIVISSPEKNAMAAIHQVRFILLCFGIAVLVLFLAYFILLRRVAIRCIAGEFDRSKQDDVGKVRYMQMKLLGLLSKNFIHIYYVNPESGSYVVYPSAMNDLYKEILSRFDCNVSLYDIMNNDELTKIHKDDLELCHSVFNRESFLEMMGQFESRKVVDMRWFINGNWVWLRHTLIGFADGKGEGYVLIGVEDVNDEKVAIESERERLSVIKGLSEDFTLVSFINPSTREDHLYYVKKNNWADNPNWKKVGNFEDRLKLIANTLVHPDDRKMFMEMTTRDVVMERLAAKGAYYVNYRMIINGAVEYWQLKFVMAGKAPDAQEQIVAGFISVDESTRLQLEQKEQLETQAEALKQALSAAQAANSAKKEFLNSISHEIRTPLNAVIGLTSIASSHLGDCDRVKDCLVKIDQSSDRLLSIINDILDMSRIESGKFDLNEAPMHLFEVVHEVERDIRNDLQAKDLKFELDCVDINDDEVVCDRERLRQALLKVLSNAIKFTKEGGTVSMSVKETPLTKSSYAAYEFRIKDNGIGMSEEFLKTVYEPFARESTVSRDVRGMGLGLAITKNSVEMMGGQIEIASRLNVGTEVTMTFEFKLVQSKKNDENGALVNSGFAGKRILLVEDNILNREITMEILQDNGFIVTAVEDGDIAVKMLSKAKSRPFDVVLMDVRMPVMDGYEATKRIRAFENKDVAEIPIIAMTANAFDEDRQASFEAGMNEHIAKPVSIEKLKDVLAMFL, encoded by the coding sequence ATGAAGAATGTTGACGGTGTCCACGGCGAAAAGGTGATGCGCAAAGATCACCTGTTTTTTGCCATTGTCCTCCTTGTCGTGACGGCTGTTGTCTTTTTGTTTGTCAGTCAAAAGGTTTTGAAAATTGTAGAAGATGGCTGTTACAATAGACTTCGTGAATATGCCGAGGTGGCATCGAATGAGTTTATCATGAACAATCTGCATTATGGCGGAACGCTACAATTTGTGGCAGATGCCCTGAGTGACCGTGCGGATTATTCTATAGACAGCTTGCAGCCCAAGCTGAACGAGATGCAGCCGTTTTTGCGCGACCAGAAAATCAATATCCTTTTGCCGGGAGATGTCGTAATTTTGCCGGATGGCGTCGTGACGGATGCTTCGAAAATGCAAATCTCGTTTGAAGCGGAATCGAAGGGCGATGCTCATGTATCCGTGCGCCTGGAAAGCGACAAGCCCGAAGAAAAGCTCCTGTACCATTTTGTGCCGATCAAGAGCCATGGGCAGGTGGTCGCCGTGGCGTTCTGGAATTTTAGCCTGGGACTTATCCACCAGTACTTACGCAAGGACAAGCGCTATGACCGTAAAATGTTTGTCTATGTGGTCAACCGCGATGATGGACGCTTTATTGCGGACACCAAGCATGATTCGCTGAAGAGTATCCATGATTACATGAACGAGATGGATAACGAAAGGGGATTGTTCTCGGCGCTTGTGGATAGCATGCTTGTGGGGGCAACGGGCGAGGCTTGCGTTGAAAACTATTGGGAAGAGTCCAACTGCTTCTTCTACAAACCCTTGGCGGTAAACCACTGGAGTATCGTCATTTCGTCTCCTGAAAAGAATGCGATGGCGGCAATACACCAGGTTCGCTTTATTCTGCTCTGCTTTGGCATTGCGGTGCTGGTTCTCTTTTTGGCGTATTTTATTTTGCTGCGCCGTGTGGCGATTCGCTGCATTGCGGGCGAGTTTGACCGCTCGAAGCAAGATGACGTGGGCAAGGTGCGTTACATGCAGATGAAGCTTTTGGGCCTTTTGTCCAAGAACTTTATCCACATCTATTACGTGAATCCCGAATCGGGTTCGTATGTCGTGTATCCAAGCGCCATGAACGACTTGTACAAGGAAATCCTCAGCCGTTTTGACTGCAACGTTTCTCTGTACGACATCATGAACAATGACGAGCTCACGAAAATCCACAAGGACGACCTGGAGCTTTGCCATAGCGTGTTCAACAGGGAATCCTTCCTTGAGATGATGGGCCAGTTCGAGTCCCGAAAGGTTGTGGACATGCGCTGGTTCATTAACGGCAACTGGGTTTGGCTGCGCCATACGTTGATTGGCTTTGCCGATGGCAAGGGCGAGGGTTACGTGCTTATTGGCGTCGAGGACGTGAACGACGAGAAGGTCGCCATTGAATCCGAACGCGAAAGACTTTCTGTGATCAAGGGCCTTTCGGAAGACTTTACGCTGGTGAGCTTCATCAACCCGTCTACGCGTGAAGACCATCTTTATTATGTGAAGAAAAACAACTGGGCCGATAACCCGAATTGGAAAAAGGTTGGGAATTTCGAGGACCGCCTGAAGCTGATTGCAAATACGCTTGTGCACCCCGATGACCGTAAGATGTTCATGGAGATGACGACCCGCGATGTCGTGATGGAACGTCTTGCCGCGAAGGGCGCCTATTATGTCAACTACAGGATGATTATCAACGGGGCGGTTGAATATTGGCAGCTCAAGTTCGTGATGGCGGGCAAGGCGCCCGATGCCCAGGAACAGATTGTGGCGGGCTTTATCAGCGTCGATGAATCTACTCGTTTGCAGCTCGAACAGAAGGAACAGCTCGAAACGCAGGCCGAAGCCTTGAAGCAGGCGCTCTCGGCAGCCCAGGCGGCCAACAGCGCCAAAAAGGAATTCCTCAATAGCATAAGCCATGAAATCCGTACCCCGCTTAACGCTGTCATTGGCCTTACCTCGATTGCCTCGTCGCATCTGGGGGATTGTGATCGCGTCAAGGACTGCCTTGTCAAAATTGACCAGAGTTCTGACCGCCTGCTTTCGATTATCAACGACATTCTCGACATGAGCCGTATTGAATCGGGCAAGTTCGACCTCAACGAGGCTCCGATGCACTTGTTCGAAGTCGTGCACGAGGTGGAACGCGATATCCGCAATGACTTGCAGGCGAAGGACCTCAAGTTTGAACTGGATTGCGTCGATATCAATGATGATGAAGTCGTCTGCGACAGGGAACGCTTGCGCCAGGCACTTCTCAAGGTGCTTTCGAATGCTATCAAGTTTACGAAGGAAGGCGGTACCGTCTCGATGAGTGTCAAGGAGACTCCGCTTACAAAGTCGAGCTATGCCGCCTACGAGTTCCGCATCAAGGATAATGGTATCGGCATGAGCGAAGAATTCCTCAAGACGGTTTACGAGCCGTTTGCAAGAGAATCTACGGTGTCGAGGGATGTCCGCGGCATGGGCCTTGGCCTTGCGATTACGAAGAACTCCGTTGAGATGATGGGTGGCCAGATTGAAATTGCGAGCCGCTTGAATGTCGGTACCGAAGTGACGATGACGTTTGAGTTCAAGCTCGTGCAGTCCAAGAAAAATGACGAAAACGGTGCGCTTGTCAACTCCGGATTTGCAGGAAAGAGAATTCTTTTGGTCGAAGACAATATCCTCAACCGCGAAATCACGATGGAAATCCTCCAGGACAATGGTTTTATCGTGACGGCGGTCGAAGATGGCGATATTGCCGTGAAAATGCTCTCGAAGGCGAAATCGAGACCGTTCGATGTCGTCTTGATGGACGTTCGTATGCCGGTGATGGATGGTTACGAGGCGACAAAGCGCATCCGAGCCTTCGAAAACAAGGATGTAGCCGAAATCCCGATTATCGCTATGACTGCTAACGCGTTTGACGAAGATCGCCAAGCTTCTTTCGAGGCGGGCATGAATGAACATATTGCAAAGCCGGTCAGCATTGAAAAGCTGAAGGACGTGCTTGCGATGTTCTTGTAA